Part of the Oceanispirochaeta sp. genome, CGGAAGGATTTTGCAGATAAGAGCCCGGTCGTTCTCATGCTCTAAAATGACCCAGTCTCCTGTGACAGGCAGATCAAGTACAACCTGGGAATGATACCTGAGAGACCCTTTCAGCTCAGCTCTCAACACTCTGTCTCCAACTGCGATGAGGTAGAATTCCCGATTATTCTCAATGACCCTTCCCAGCATCTGCTGTTCTTTAATATCTACATTATGTGGACATATTCCCCAATGATTATTCATGATTTTCTTCCTTCTGCAGACTTAACGCCTGTATATGATCGAGAGTCTTACCCGCGGGAAAGGGAAGCTGAGACATGAAGGACGCCGCCAGTGAGAACAGCATCATCTCATTGTCATCTGCTGCAATTCTATTGGAACGGATAATTCCACAGTTCCTACAGCGGTGAATAAGGGACCATTCCCTATCCTCCTGTACCCAAATACTGATGGGTTTCATAATTCCATGACAGCTGGCTCTTCTATCCCCCGCGATAATATCAACGTGGATACTGGAGAGACATTTCGGACAATGGTTCCTTTGATTTCCACCATTTTTGAGAGGGGATACTGCCGACCCGCAAGAGAGACAGATAAATGACTCATGGGGATTATTTCTTATTATTTTAGCTCTGGACATAAAAATTCCTATGGAAAGGTATCCTATCTTCATGGAGACAAGCTCTTGAAAATACCAATGGCTAGACTTATAAAAATAAATCTATAATATCTATTGCTGAGTTTAAGAATTTTTACAGGATGCCCTGTTCAGGACAAAAGTGATTTGCGTGAGTGTCTGAGTGCCGGAATAAATCTCCAAGAATCAGAATTCAGA contains:
- a CDS encoding RNHCP domain-containing protein, which produces MSRAKIIRNNPHESFICLSCGSAVSPLKNGGNQRNHCPKCLSSIHVDIIAGDRRASCHGIMKPISIWVQEDREWSLIHRCRNCGIIRSNRIAADDNEMMLFSLAASFMSQLPFPAGKTLDHIQALSLQKEENHE